The DNA region GATAGTCATTAAATCGGTCAATTCGGCCTCCACGTCCGTTCCGGCGGAGAAAATGGAGGTCAGCGTACTTTCCATGGATGCGAGGTCTCCCGTGTGGTAGTCCTTGCGGAAATTCCCGACCAGGAGGACGACGCAGGCCACCATGGCGACGGCCGCGAGGGCCGTGGAGGCATAGGTCCAGGGATGGAGGACCGGGCGCCGGACAGGCCCGGCCTTCTTGTTGAAGGACCGGCCTGCCGCAAAGAAACCCGCCACGGCCTTCACCCCGTCGAAGTCCGGGTCTTCCGTCCGGGCCAGGAAGCGCATGAGGCGGTTCTCCTGCCGTTCGGTCAGCGTGGCGTCGAAGTATTTCGAGCTCAAGTGTTTATAATATGCTTTGTTCATAATATCTTTCTCTAATTGTTTTCCTTGCCCGCGAAAGCTGCATCCGGACGGCCGGCGGATTCATGCCCAGCTCGTATGCGATCACTTCCAGTTTCGCCCCTTCATACTCGTGGCGGCGGATGATATATTTTTGTACATCGGACAATTCGTCCTGCACCAGCTGCTCGACCTTCCGGAACAGGAGCTCCCGTTCGCCGGTCTGGTCGGGCCTGTCGTCCTCATAGCTGTCCTCCTCAAGCGGGACGCCTTTCGGCTGTCTCAGGATGTCCACGGAATTGTTGCGGACCGTCCGGTTCAGCAGGGCTTCGGCCTCCTGGACGGAGCACAGCTGGTAGCGTCCCCAAAGCTTGACGAACGCGTCCTGCAGGGCGTCTTCGGCAGAGGCGGTATCGTGAAGCATTCTCCATGAGCCACCCAGCAACTTTTCCTTCATCCTCAGGAAAGCCTCTGTCAGAAAGTCCGTCATCTGTCTATTTAACGGGAAATGGAAAAAAATGTAACAGGAAATCCGGAAAATTTTTTGAACCGCCGGAAAC from Bacteroidales bacterium WCE2004 includes:
- a CDS encoding RNA polymerase sigma-70 factor, ECF subfamily, producing MTDFLTEAFLRMKEKLLGGSWRMLHDTASAEDALQDAFVKLWGRYQLCSVQEAEALLNRTVRNNSVDILRQPKGVPLEEDSYEDDRPDQTGERELLFRKVEQLVQDELSDVQKYIIRRHEYEGAKLEVIAYELGMNPPAVRMQLSRARKTIRERYYEQSIL